CGGCGTCGTCGGCGCGGTCGGCGCGGCGTTCTTCGCCCTTGCCGTGGTGGCCGCGAGTTTCGCCTCGATACCCGAGCAGACGAACACCAACTACATCACCGAGTTTCCGGTGAACATCGGGTTGCCGCTGCTCGCCGGCGGTCTGGGCCTGCTGTTCGCCGGCGGGTGCCGGGCCGTGGCGGTCAGCGTCGTACGGGTCGGCCGGCAGTCCGCCCGCCCCCAGCCCGGTGACGCCGTGTGACGAAGCCCTGCCGTCATGACGTCCGGGCGACGCCGGACCGGTGGGTGCGGCGCCCCGACCCCGCGATGTCGGTCCGGCCCGATACGGTGCGGGGGTAACGCGAGCACGGAGGTCAACTGGTGTCAGAGGAAGCGATCCCGCAGCAGGTCAGCGCCGCTCAGGAGGCGGCGGCCGGCGCTGAGCCGAGCGCGGCCGAGCGGGAGCGGCATGCGGCGCTCAGCACCGAGATCGGTGAGCACCAGTACCGCTACTACGTGCTCGACACACCGAGCATCCCCGACGCCGACTTCGACCGGATGCTGCGTGAGCTGGAGGGGCTGGAGGAGCGGTTCCCGTCGCTGCGTACCCCCGAGTCGCCCACCCAGCGGGTCGGTGGCTCCTTCTCCACCCAGTTCACCCCGGTCACCCACGCCGAGCGGATGATGTCGCTCGACAACGCCTTCGACCCGGACGAGTTGGCCGCCTGGGCCGAGCGGGTCGAACGGGACGCCGGGGGCGCGGTCAGCTACCTCTGTGAGCTGAAGGTCGACGGTTTGGCGATCAACCTGACCTACGAGAACGGCCGGCTGGTCCGGGCCGCGACCCGGGGCGACGGCCGCACCGGCGAGGACGTCACCCCGAACGTACGGACCATCCGGGGGATCCCGGAGCGGCTGGCCGACGGGGCGGACGTCCCGGAGTTGCTGGAGGTCCGGGGCGAGATCTACTTCCCGGTCGCGGCCTTCGCCGACGTGAACGCGGCCCAGGTCGAGCAGGGCCGACCGCCCTTCGCCAACCCGCGCAACGCGGCCGCCGGCAGCCTGCGCCAGAAGGATCCGAAGATCACCGCCTCGCGACCGCTGCGGATGGTGGTGCACGGCATCGGCGCCCGGCGCGGGTTCGAACCGGTGGCCCAGTCGGAGTCGTACGCGGCGCTGCGCGCCTGGGGACTGCCGACCAGCGACCGGTGGCGGGTGGTGCCGGACCTGGCCGGGGTGCGCGGGTACATCGACTACTACAACGAGCACCGGCACGACGTCGAGCACGAGATCGACGGCGTGGTGGTGAAGGTCGACCCGGTCGCCATCCAGGGCCGGCTCGGCTCCACCAGCCGGGCGCCGCGCTGGGCGATCGCCTTCAAATACCCGCCCGAAGAGGTCACCACCAAGCTGCTCGACATCGAGGTCAACGTCGGGCGTACCGGTCGGGTGACCCCGTTCGCGGTGCTGGAGCCGGTGCGGGTGGCCGGTTCCACGGTCGCGCTCGCAACCCTGCACAACGCCCGTGAGGTGGCCCGCAAGGGGGTGCTGATCGGCGACACGGTGGTGGTGCGCAAGGCCGGTGACGTCATTCCCGAGGTGCTCGGCCCGGTGGTCGACCTGCGCCCGGCCGACGCCCGCCCGTTCGAGATGCCGACCCACTGCCCGGCCTGTGGCACCCCGTTGGCGCCGGCCAAGGAGGGCGACATCGACATCCGCTGTCCCAACGCCCGGTCCTGCCCGGCCCAGTTGCGGGAGCGGGTCTTCCACCTGGCCGGCCGGGGCGCGTTCGACATCGAGGTGCTGGGGGAGAAGGCCGCCGCCGCCCTGCTCGACGCGGGTGTGATCGTCGACGAGGGCGACCTCTTCGCGCTGGACGCGAAGCGGCTCGCCCAGGTGCCGCTCTTCGTGAACAAGGACGGCACGCTCGGCAGCAACGCGGTCAAGCTGCTGGACAACCTGACCGAGGCGCGGCAGCGCCCGCTCTGGCGGGTGCTGGTGGCGCTCTCGATCCGGCACGTCGGCCCGACCGCCGCGCAGGCGCTGGCCCGGCACTTCGGGTCGGTGCCCCGGATCGAGACGGCGACCGAGGAGGAACTCTCCTCGGTGGACGGCGTCGGCCCGACCATCGCCAGCAGCCTGCGCGAGTGGTTCACGGTGGACTGGCATCGGGAAGTTGTCCGTAAGTGGGCCGAGGCCGGCGTGCGGATGGCGGAGGAACAGGCCGAACAGGGCCCCCGGCCGCTGGAGGGGATCACGGTGGTGGTCACCGGCACGCTTCCCACCTATTCTCGGGACCGGGCCGCGGAGGCGGTGCAGTCACGCGGTGGCAAGGTCAGCGGGTCAGTCTCGAAGAAGACGCACTTCGTGGTGGTGGGCGACAACCCCGGCAGCAAGGCGGAGAAGGCGATATCGCTCAAGGTGCCGATCCTCGACGAGGCCGGGTTCGAGATACTGCTGGCGGAAGGGCCCGAGGCGGCGGCGGAAGCGGCAGCCCGTACGGCGGATAATGACGAAGAGTGAGCGACTGATTAGCTCTGAGTTATAGTCATCCCCTGGCGAGATGCCGCGTATTTCAAGTTAGTCACGACTACAACCGATTCGCGTCTGTCGCCCCCCACATCCGTGCACCGAGGGCGTTTGATGTGTGCACAGCGCGGCAGATGGTCGCGCCCCGGGACCACGGGTCGGGAGGTCGTATGGAGGCCGCAGCGTTGCGGAACTCCGTTCCTCCTGGACGGGCAACCGCGTTCTTCGGATTTGTCTGGGCGGTCGTCGCGTTGGCCGTCGGGCTCTCCGTCGTACCGCTGACCAGGTTGCCCGACCAGATTCCCCAATTGCCGCCGGCATTCTGGGTCATGGCCGCGCTCGCCGCCGTCAGCGACGCGCGCCCCTTCACGCCGCCCGGACGCCGGCAGAGCTCGGCGGTATTCCCCTCCATCTGCTTCACCTTCGCCATCATGCTCGGCTGGGGGCTCGCCCCGGCGATCGCCGTACAGGCGGTCGCGGTGCTGATCTCCGGCTTCCGGATGCGTCACGCCCTCTGGCGGACGATCTTCAACATCGCCCAGTACGCCTGCGCCCTGACCGCGGCCCACGCGGTCGCCCGGCTCGGCGCCGAAGCCGCCTTCGGCACCCGACCACATCCGAACTGGACGGACGTTGCCATCGTGGCCGGCGCGGCAACCGCCTGGTTCGCGGTCAAGTACGGCTCCGTCACCCTCGCCGTACGGTTGCGTTTCGCCAGCCCGTGGTGGCCGGCGTTCCAACACGGACTCGGCTTCGAACTTCTCTCCACCGGCTCGTTGCTGCTGCTCAGCCCAGTGGTCGCCGCCGCCGCCCGGGTCAGCCCGGCGCTGATCCCGCTGGTCCTGGTGCCCCTCTACGCGGTCTACCGGATGGCCCGGATCTCCACCGAACAGGAACAACTCGCCCGCCTCGACCCGCTCACCGGTCTGGCCAACCGCAAGGCCCTGCTCGCCGAGGTCGCCGACCAGATCGCCGTGCACGCCGAACTGGCGGCCAAGGGGGCGCACGGCCGGCACCTGGCCCTGCTCCTGCTCGACCTCGACCGGTTCAAGAACGTCAACGACGCCCTCGGCCACGCCATCGGAGACCGCCTGCTGGTCCGGGTCGGCGAGCGGCTCACCGCCACCGTCCGCCGCGAAGACCTGGTGGCCCGGCTCGGCGGCGACGAGTTCGCCGTCCTCGCGACCGGGGTGCGCGACGCCGCCGAAGCCCGCGCCCTGGCCGAACGGGTGGTCGAAGCGCTCGCCGAACCGGTCGCCCTGGACGGGCTGCCGCTCGACGTCAGCGGTTCCATCGGCATCGCGTTCCACCCCGACCACGGAGCGGACTTCGCCACCCTGATGCGCCACGCCGAGGTGGCGATGTACGACGCCAAGCACCGGGGGGACACGGTCGCCCTCTACGCGCCCGAGTCCGACCACAACTCGCCCGAACGGCTGAACCTCCTCGCCGACCTGCGCCGGGTTCTCGACCGGGGTGGTGCCGGCGGCGTCGACGTCGGCGAGATCACCATGTACTACCAACCCCAGATCGCGATCGCCACCGGCGAGGTGGTCGGGGTGGAGGCACTGCTGCGCTGGCGGCACCCGAAACGGGGAATGGTCGACCCGGAGGAGTTGATCCGGGTGGCCGAGCAGAGCGCGGTGATGCGCCTGCTCACCCGACGGGTGATCGACGATGTGGTCGAACAGCTCGCGAAGTGGTCCGCGGCCGGCATCGGACTCCGGGCCGCGGTCAACGTCAGCGTCCGTGACCTGCACACCGGCGAGATCGCCGACCAGCTCGCCGACCGCCTCACCCGGTACGGCGTACCACCGTCCTGGATCCAACTGGAGATCACCGAGGGTGCGCTGATGGCCGACCCGCACCGGGTGCTCGCCACCATCGCCCGGCTCGACAAGCTCGGCGTCGCGATCGCCCTGGACGACTTCGGCACCGGCTACTCCTCCATGCAACACCTGCGCCGGCTGCCGCTGGCCGAGGTGAAGGTCGACCGCTCCTTCGTACTCGGGATGGCGGTCGACGCCGACGACGCCGCCATCGTCCGGTCGGTGATCGAACTGGCCGGCGCGCTCGGCCTGCGGGTGGTCGCCGAGGGGGTCGAGGACGAGCGGACCTGGCGACTGCTGCACGCCGCCGGCTGCGACGTCGCCCAGGGCTGGTTCTACGCCCGGCCGATGCCGGCCGAGGAACTCTCCGCCTGGATGGCCCGCTACCGCCCGCTGGTCCCCGGCCCGGTGCAGGACACCACCGGCCGGCATCGCTCCCGGGTCCCGCTGGCGGTCGAGGGCGCGCAACCCCCGGCGCCGGTGACCGACGACGCCGGACCGACGGCACCGGACGGGCCGTACCAGGCCGAGCAGAACCGGCCGTACGTCGTCGAGCCGTTCGAGGACGACGGGTCGTTCCTACCGGAGCCGGACAGCGTCGAGCCCTCGGAGGCCGGTGCTCCGGTCGAACTCAGCGGAGCGGGGGGAGTCGGAGACGCCGCGTCTTCGGCTGACAAATAGACTCGCTCGGGTCACGGCGCGCGTGTCACGCTGCGCCGGTAACACGTCTAGGCACGAAGGGGGCACCGATGGCCGCCATCTCCCGCGAGGAGGTCGCGCACCTGGCGCGGCTGTCGCGGCTCGCCGTCACCGAGGAGGAGCTGGAGACCTTCGCCGGCCAGCTCGACGTGATCCTCCAGTCGGTGGCCCGGGTCGGTGAGGTGACCGCCGCCGACATCCCGCCCACCTCGCACTCCGTGCCGCTGACCAACGTGCTCCGCGAGGACGTCGTGGTGCCCTGCCTGACCCCGGCCGAGGCACTCTCCGGTGCACCGGACGTTGAGGAACAACGCTTCCGCGTACCGCGGATCCTGGACGAGGAGGCCTGACCGGCATGAGTGACGTGACCAGGATGACCGCGACGGAGGTCGCGGCCCTTGTCGCCGGTGGCCAGGCGTCCGCGGTCGAGGTGACCCAGGCCCACCTCGACCGGATCGCGGCGGTCGACGACCGGGTGCACGCGTTCCTGCACGTCGACACCGAGGGGGCGCTCGCCGCCGCCCGCGACGTCGACGCCCGCCGGGCCGCCGGTGAACCGCTCGGCCCGCTCGCCGGGGTCCCGGTCGCGGTCAAGGACGTGCTCACCACCAAGGGTGTGCCGACCACCGCCGGCTCGAAGATCCTCGAAAACTGGCGCCCGCCGTACGACTCGACCATCGTGTCGCGGCTGCGGGCCGCCGGCACGGTGCCGATCGGCAAGACCAACATGGACGAGTTCGCCATGGGCTCCTCCACCGAATACTCCGCGTACGGGCCGACCAACAACCCGTGGGACCTGACCCGGATCCCGGGCGGCTCCGGTGGTGGCAGTGCCGCCGCGCTCGCCGCGTACGAGGCACCGCTCGCCATCGGCTCGGACACCGGCGGCTCGATCCGCCAGCCCGGCGCGGTCACCGGCACCGTCGGGGCGAAGCCGACCTACGGCGGCACCTCCCGCTACGGGCTGATCGCCTTCTCCTCGTCGCTGGACACCCCCGGGCCCTGCGCCCGTACGGTCGAGGACGCGGCGCTGCTGCACGCGGTCATCGGCGGACACGACCCGCGCGACTCCACCTCCATCCCGCAGCCGGTGCCGGACGTCGTCGCCGCCGCCCGGCTCGGCGCCAACGGCGACCTGACCGGGGTACGGCTCGGCATCGTCACCGAGTTCTCCGGCGAGGGCGCCGAGCCCGGTGTGTTGGCCGCGTTCCGTGACTCGGTCGAGACCCTGACCAAGCTCGGTGCCGAGGTCGTCGAGGTCTCCTGCCCGAACTTCCAGTACGCGCTTCCGGCGTACTACCTGATCGCGCCGAGCGAGTGCTCCTCCAACCTGGCCCGCTTCGACGGGGTCCGGTTCGGGCTGCGGGTCGGCGACGACGGTGTGAAGTCGCTCGAAGAGGTCATGTCGCTCACCCGTGACCAGGGCTTCGGCCCCGAGGTGAAGCGCCGGATCATGCTCGGCACCTACGCCCTCTCGTCCGGCTACTACGACGCCTACTACGGGCAGGCGCAGAAGGTCCGGACCCTGATCACCCGCGACTTCACCGCCGCGTTCGAGCAGGTCGACGTGCTGATCTCGCCGACCACCCCGTTCGTGGCGTTCCCGTTCGGGTCGCGCACCGGGGACCCGTACCAGATGTACCTGGCCGACCTCTTCACGATCCCGACCAACCTCTACGGCGGGCCGGCGATCTCGGTGCCCTGCGGGCTCTCCGAAGGGCTGCCGGTGGGTCTGCAGATCATGGCGCCGACCATGGCCGACGACCGGATGTACCGGGTCGCCGCCGCGCTGGAGTCGGCGGTCGGCACCTTCACCCCGCCGGCACTCTGAGTACGCTTGACCATGCTTTGCCCGGATACCGCTCGAGAGCTGGAGTATTGATGAGCGCGATCGTCCTGCCGTCGTACGACGATGTTGTCGAGCGGTACGAGCCGGTGATCGGCCTGGAGACCCACGTCGAGCTGGGCACGAACACCAAGATGTTCTGCGGCTGCCCGACCGACTTCGGCGGCGAGCCGAACACCCGGACCTGCCCGGTCTGCCTCGGCCTGCCGGGGTCGCTCCCGGTCGCCAACAAGGCCGCGATCGAGGCGACCATCCGGATCGGCCTCGCACTCAACTGCACCATCGCCGACTGGTGCCGGTTCGCCCGGAAGAACTACTTCTACCCGGACATGCCGAAGAACTTCCAGATCAGCCAGTACGACGAGCCGCTCTGCGTCGACGGCTACCTCGACGTCGAGGTCCAGGGCAAGACGGTCCGGATCGGCATCGAGCGGGTGCACATGGAGGAGGACACCGGTAAGTCGCTGCACGTCGGTGGCGCCACCGGTCGTATCCACGGTGCCACCGAGTCGCTGGTCGACTACAACCGGGCCGGTATCCCGCTGGTCGAGATCGTGACCAAGCCCATCCCCGGGATCGGTGCGCTCGCCCCGGAAACCGCCCGCGCGTACGTCACCGAGCTGCGCGACGTACTCCGCTCCCTCGGCGTGTCGGACGTACGGATGGAGGAGGGGTCGCTGCGCTGCGACGTCAACACCTCGCTCAACCGTCCGGGCGATGAGTGGGGCACCCGTACCGAGACCAAGAACGTGAACTCGTTGCGTTCGGTCGAGCGGGCGGTCCGCTCCGAGATGCTGCGGCAGGCTGCCCTGCTCGACGCCGGCGTGAAGATCATCCAGGAGACCCGGCACTTCCAGGAGGACACCGGCGACACCCGGCCCGGCCGCTCCAAGGAAACCGCCACCGACTACCGCTACTTCCCCGAGCCGGACCTGGTGCCGATCGCACCGGACCCGGCCTGGGTCGCCGACCTGAAGGCCGCCCTGCCCGAGCTGCCCCGGGTCCACCGGCAGCGGCTCCAGGAACAGTGGGGCCTCTCCGACCTCGACATGCAGTCCGTACTCAACGCGGGTGCGGTCGAGCTGATCGAGCAGACGGTTGCCGCCGGCACCACCCCGGCCGGGGCCCGGAAGTGGTGGCTCGGCGAGCTCTCCCGCCGCGCCAACGAGTCCGGTGTCGAGCTGGCCGAGGTCGGGGCCACCCCCGCCCAGGTCGCCGAACTCCAGCGGCTCGTCGACGAGGGCAAGCTCAACGACAAGCTCGCCCGTACCGTGCTGGAAGGCGTGGTGGCCGGCGAAGGCGACCCGGCCGAGATCATGGCTGCCCGGGGGCTCGGTGTCGTCTCCGACACGGGTGCGCTGACCGTGGCCGTGGACGAGGCGATCGCCGCCAACCCCGACATCGCCGCCAAGGTCCGCGAGGGCAAGCTCGCCGCCGCCGGTGCCCTGGTCGGTGCCGTCATGAAGACCACCCGCGGCCAGGCCGACGCCAAGACCGTCCGCGACCTGATCCTGGAGCGACTGAGCTAGCTGGCTGGCCCCGGTTTCGCCTCGGCCACCCGCCGGCTGTCCCAGGCGGGGCCGAGGAGTTGTGCTTCACCCGAAGGGTGGTTGCCCCTACCAGGGCAGCCACCCTTCCCGCATCCACCCCCACCCACCCCCGCCGGGCGAGGGCGGGGGGTTAGCGGGTGGGGGTGGGTGGTGGGGGTGGGGTGGGGGGGATTACCGGGGGTGGGGTGCCGGGCAGGGATGGGCCCGGGATCGTGCTGCCCGGGGTCGGGGTGGCGCTGGTGGTGGGGGTCGGCTGCGGCGGCTGCACCAGGTGGCGTTCCAGACTGACCTGGGCCTGACCCGTACCGCCGACCTGGATGTCGTCGTACGCCTGGAGCATCCGCTGCTGGTCGAAGTAGAGCACCGAGAGGGCCAGGGGCAGCGGCTTCTCGCCCTCCAACCCGCGTAGCCCGGCACCACCGGTCGAGCCCTGCACCAGCATCAGGGTCGGGGGCTGTCCTGGCAGTGGGGAGAGCGGGTCGATCTCGCGGTGGTGCACGTGACCGGCGAGCACGAGCGGGCAGGTGCCGTTGAGTGCCTGCCCGGACGCGGGGTCGTGGACGAGCGCGATGTCGACCGGTGGCTTGGCCGCGCGTACGGTGCTGGCCAGTTTCTCGCCGGCGCCGGTGACCTGCTCGATCACCTGGGGGGTGGCCCCGGAACCGTTGGGTGAGGTCTCCTTGTCGGGGGTGAACCGGGGGTCGCCGATCCCGGCGATGGTCAGCCCGGCGACGGTTCTGACGGTGTTGTCCAGCACGATCGCGTTCGGTTGCCGGGCCACGGCCGCGGCGGTGGCGGCGGAGTCGTGGTTGCCACGGATGAAGACGTACGGCACCTTGAGCACGCCGATCGAGCCGAGGAAGGACGCCTCCGGCTCGCTGCCCCAGTCGGTGATGTCCCCGGTGTCGATCACGACGTCGATGTCGAACTGCTCGACCACGGTACGGATCACCTGCCACCCGGTCGGGTTCAGGTGGATGTCGGAGACGTGCAGTACCCGGGTGGTGCCCTGCGCGGGTTCGAAGACGGGCAGGGCGGAGACGGTGGTGTAGAGCTTGCTGACGTTGCCGACCAGCCGTTGCACCTGGTCGGCGTACTTGCCGTAGTCGGAGGCGATGCGTCGGGCGTCGCCGACCACCGCCGGGGCGTTGACCAGGAGCCCTTCGTAGCGGGGTTCCTCGACCGCTTCCGGTCGGAGGCTCAACGCGGCGATGCCGAGACTGCCCCCGGAGATCAGCAGCGCCAGCCCGCCGGCCCAGGCGACCCGCCGGGTGTTGCGGAACACCAGGATGGCGAGGATCAACGTGCCGAGTACGGCCACGGCGACCGTACGCAGCCCGACCCGGACCACACCGCTGGTCACGTCGGTGACGGCGGTCTGGCTGGCGCGGGCGATTCCGGCCGGGTCGTCGATGAGTTGTTCGGTCCGGCGCAGGTCCAGGGAGCCGAGTTGGATGGAGAGGTGGGCCGGTCCGGCGTGGCTGTCGATCTGCAACGAGCCCAGTGGCGGGATGTCGACGCTGGTGCCACCGCTGACCGTGGGGGTGATCGCCATCTCGGCGCGGAACGGCCCGATGTCGACGTGCATCCGGCCGGCGATCAGCACGCCGCCGACGACGCCCGCGAGGGCGACCAGGACGATGCTCAGGGCGAGCCCGGTGCGGCGGGCCGCGACGGAGGTCAGCGCGCGTCGGCAGCCGTGGAGCACCGGCCGTGGTGACCGGCCGATGAGCCGCAGCACCGACCCCGCCCCGGTGCGGGCGTTTCGCCACGCCGGTCCGGGTGCACGCCGGTCGGCCGGGACCTGTCCGGTCCCGGCTGCCTGCTCGTCGTCGTTTCCGTGCCTGTCCATGTGCAAATCATGACCTGCCCAGCAAGAGATCTTGGGAAACCTGGTGAGGCTGACCGGTTCGCACCTGCTGTGGTGGCGCTGATGCCGTCCGGGGCGTGGCGCGGTCAGCTCCGGCCGGCGCCGCCGCCGGAGAAGACCAGGCGGAGGAGGCGGTCGTCGTCCGCGGCGGGTTTGCCGCGCCCGTCGTGGTTGGAGGTGGAGATCCAGAGTGAGCCGTCGGGCGCGGTGACGGCGGTGCGGAGCCGGCCGTACTCGCCGTTGAGGATGGCCCGTGGTTGGCCGAGGACGCCACCGGCGGCGGTCAGTTCGAGCAGCCAGATCCGTTGACCGCGCAGGCAGGCCGCGGCGAGCAGGTTCTCCACCACGGCGATCCCGGAGCAGGAGGCGTCCGCGGTGCCCCAGACCGCCAGCGGTTTGCTGAACTTCGGGTCAGTCTCGGCGTCGCCCTGCCCCTCGACGACGGGCCAGCCGTAGTTCTTGCCGGGTTCGATGAGGTTGATCTCGTCCCAGGTGTTCT
The Micromonospora pisi DNA segment above includes these coding regions:
- the ligA gene encoding NAD-dependent DNA ligase LigA; amino-acid sequence: MSEEAIPQQVSAAQEAAAGAEPSAAERERHAALSTEIGEHQYRYYVLDTPSIPDADFDRMLRELEGLEERFPSLRTPESPTQRVGGSFSTQFTPVTHAERMMSLDNAFDPDELAAWAERVERDAGGAVSYLCELKVDGLAINLTYENGRLVRAATRGDGRTGEDVTPNVRTIRGIPERLADGADVPELLEVRGEIYFPVAAFADVNAAQVEQGRPPFANPRNAAAGSLRQKDPKITASRPLRMVVHGIGARRGFEPVAQSESYAALRAWGLPTSDRWRVVPDLAGVRGYIDYYNEHRHDVEHEIDGVVVKVDPVAIQGRLGSTSRAPRWAIAFKYPPEEVTTKLLDIEVNVGRTGRVTPFAVLEPVRVAGSTVALATLHNAREVARKGVLIGDTVVVRKAGDVIPEVLGPVVDLRPADARPFEMPTHCPACGTPLAPAKEGDIDIRCPNARSCPAQLRERVFHLAGRGAFDIEVLGEKAAAALLDAGVIVDEGDLFALDAKRLAQVPLFVNKDGTLGSNAVKLLDNLTEARQRPLWRVLVALSIRHVGPTAAQALARHFGSVPRIETATEEELSSVDGVGPTIASSLREWFTVDWHREVVRKWAEAGVRMAEEQAEQGPRPLEGITVVVTGTLPTYSRDRAAEAVQSRGGKVSGSVSKKTHFVVVGDNPGSKAEKAISLKVPILDEAGFEILLAEGPEAAAEAAARTADNDEE
- a CDS encoding putative bifunctional diguanylate cyclase/phosphodiesterase produces the protein MEAAALRNSVPPGRATAFFGFVWAVVALAVGLSVVPLTRLPDQIPQLPPAFWVMAALAAVSDARPFTPPGRRQSSAVFPSICFTFAIMLGWGLAPAIAVQAVAVLISGFRMRHALWRTIFNIAQYACALTAAHAVARLGAEAAFGTRPHPNWTDVAIVAGAATAWFAVKYGSVTLAVRLRFASPWWPAFQHGLGFELLSTGSLLLLSPVVAAAARVSPALIPLVLVPLYAVYRMARISTEQEQLARLDPLTGLANRKALLAEVADQIAVHAELAAKGAHGRHLALLLLDLDRFKNVNDALGHAIGDRLLVRVGERLTATVRREDLVARLGGDEFAVLATGVRDAAEARALAERVVEALAEPVALDGLPLDVSGSIGIAFHPDHGADFATLMRHAEVAMYDAKHRGDTVALYAPESDHNSPERLNLLADLRRVLDRGGAGGVDVGEITMYYQPQIAIATGEVVGVEALLRWRHPKRGMVDPEELIRVAEQSAVMRLLTRRVIDDVVEQLAKWSAAGIGLRAAVNVSVRDLHTGEIADQLADRLTRYGVPPSWIQLEITEGALMADPHRVLATIARLDKLGVAIALDDFGTGYSSMQHLRRLPLAEVKVDRSFVLGMAVDADDAAIVRSVIELAGALGLRVVAEGVEDERTWRLLHAAGCDVAQGWFYARPMPAEELSAWMARYRPLVPGPVQDTTGRHRSRVPLAVEGAQPPAPVTDDAGPTAPDGPYQAEQNRPYVVEPFEDDGSFLPEPDSVEPSEAGAPVELSGAGGVGDAASSADK
- the gatC gene encoding Asp-tRNA(Asn)/Glu-tRNA(Gln) amidotransferase subunit GatC, whose product is MAAISREEVAHLARLSRLAVTEEELETFAGQLDVILQSVARVGEVTAADIPPTSHSVPLTNVLREDVVVPCLTPAEALSGAPDVEEQRFRVPRILDEEA
- the gatA gene encoding Asp-tRNA(Asn)/Glu-tRNA(Gln) amidotransferase subunit GatA, which gives rise to MSDVTRMTATEVAALVAGGQASAVEVTQAHLDRIAAVDDRVHAFLHVDTEGALAAARDVDARRAAGEPLGPLAGVPVAVKDVLTTKGVPTTAGSKILENWRPPYDSTIVSRLRAAGTVPIGKTNMDEFAMGSSTEYSAYGPTNNPWDLTRIPGGSGGGSAAALAAYEAPLAIGSDTGGSIRQPGAVTGTVGAKPTYGGTSRYGLIAFSSSLDTPGPCARTVEDAALLHAVIGGHDPRDSTSIPQPVPDVVAAARLGANGDLTGVRLGIVTEFSGEGAEPGVLAAFRDSVETLTKLGAEVVEVSCPNFQYALPAYYLIAPSECSSNLARFDGVRFGLRVGDDGVKSLEEVMSLTRDQGFGPEVKRRIMLGTYALSSGYYDAYYGQAQKVRTLITRDFTAAFEQVDVLISPTTPFVAFPFGSRTGDPYQMYLADLFTIPTNLYGGPAISVPCGLSEGLPVGLQIMAPTMADDRMYRVAAALESAVGTFTPPAL
- the gatB gene encoding Asp-tRNA(Asn)/Glu-tRNA(Gln) amidotransferase subunit GatB; the protein is MSAIVLPSYDDVVERYEPVIGLETHVELGTNTKMFCGCPTDFGGEPNTRTCPVCLGLPGSLPVANKAAIEATIRIGLALNCTIADWCRFARKNYFYPDMPKNFQISQYDEPLCVDGYLDVEVQGKTVRIGIERVHMEEDTGKSLHVGGATGRIHGATESLVDYNRAGIPLVEIVTKPIPGIGALAPETARAYVTELRDVLRSLGVSDVRMEEGSLRCDVNTSLNRPGDEWGTRTETKNVNSLRSVERAVRSEMLRQAALLDAGVKIIQETRHFQEDTGDTRPGRSKETATDYRYFPEPDLVPIAPDPAWVADLKAALPELPRVHRQRLQEQWGLSDLDMQSVLNAGAVELIEQTVAAGTTPAGARKWWLGELSRRANESGVELAEVGATPAQVAELQRLVDEGKLNDKLARTVLEGVVAGEGDPAEIMAARGLGVVSDTGALTVAVDEAIAANPDIAAKVREGKLAAAGALVGAVMKTTRGQADAKTVRDLILERLS
- a CDS encoding metallophosphoesterase family protein produces the protein MDRHGNDDEQAAGTGQVPADRRAPGPAWRNARTGAGSVLRLIGRSPRPVLHGCRRALTSVAARRTGLALSIVLVALAGVVGGVLIAGRMHVDIGPFRAEMAITPTVSGGTSVDIPPLGSLQIDSHAGPAHLSIQLGSLDLRRTEQLIDDPAGIARASQTAVTDVTSGVVRVGLRTVAVAVLGTLILAILVFRNTRRVAWAGGLALLISGGSLGIAALSLRPEAVEEPRYEGLLVNAPAVVGDARRIASDYGKYADQVQRLVGNVSKLYTTVSALPVFEPAQGTTRVLHVSDIHLNPTGWQVIRTVVEQFDIDVVIDTGDITDWGSEPEASFLGSIGVLKVPYVFIRGNHDSAATAAAVARQPNAIVLDNTVRTVAGLTIAGIGDPRFTPDKETSPNGSGATPQVIEQVTGAGEKLASTVRAAKPPVDIALVHDPASGQALNGTCPLVLAGHVHHREIDPLSPLPGQPPTLMLVQGSTGGAGLRGLEGEKPLPLALSVLYFDQQRMLQAYDDIQVGGTGQAQVSLERHLVQPPQPTPTTSATPTPGSTIPGPSLPGTPPPVIPPTPPPPPTPTR